One genomic region from Nilaparvata lugens isolate BPH chromosome 3, ASM1435652v1, whole genome shotgun sequence encodes:
- the LOC120350405 gene encoding long-chain fatty acid transport protein 4-like, with protein MAAIADASGQVDLAALAEGLDKELPAYARPLFVRLLHAVEMTGTFKMKKGDLQKDGFDPAKVTDKLFYRKGSTYIPLTLDVFPKIVSGEERL; from the coding sequence ATGGCGGCGATTGCGGACGCGAGTGGCCAGGTGGACTTGGCGGCGCTGGCCGAGGGACTCGACAAGGAGCTGCCAGCCTATGCGAGGCCTCTGTTTGTGCGCCTGCTGCATGCGGTCGAGATGACCGGCACCTTCAAGATGAAGAAGGGCGACCTGCAGAAGGACGGCTTCGACCCTGCCAAAGTCACCGACAAGCTCTTCTATAGGAAAGGCAGCACTTACATTCCATTAACACTAGACGTGTTTCCCAAAATCGTATCCGGCGAGGAACGGTTATGA